A window of Acidimicrobiales bacterium contains these coding sequences:
- a CDS encoding HNH endonuclease yields MRRFDESVDARLRDAAFSFLRALGPEALVSQHDLSAFTFDGVPVRLMAPQQGIWKPRQLDAALSIRTVFAATPAARPYADAIGADGFGRYKWRGTNPAEPENRALRAAMARGLPLIWFYGIAPGRYLPLFPVYLAAEEPNEQQFVVALDHDALALRRELADTRPEIVRAYAESLARARLHQRAFRERVLLAYAYQCAVCRLRHRQLLDAAHVLSDAAGGEPVVTNGISMCKIHHAAYDADIIGIAPDYRIGVRPDVLREHDGPTLRYAPDPDLLEVRWQRFLAAS; encoded by the coding sequence CCGTGGATGCGCGGCTTCGCGATGCTGCCTTCTCCTTCCTGCGGGCGCTCGGCCCCGAGGCGCTCGTCTCGCAGCACGACCTGTCTGCGTTCACCTTCGACGGCGTGCCGGTGCGGCTCATGGCACCGCAGCAGGGCATCTGGAAGCCACGCCAGCTCGACGCCGCGCTGAGCATCCGGACGGTCTTCGCAGCGACCCCGGCGGCACGACCGTACGCCGACGCGATCGGCGCCGACGGCTTCGGCCGCTACAAGTGGCGGGGCACCAACCCGGCCGAGCCGGAGAATCGCGCGCTTCGCGCCGCGATGGCCCGCGGCCTGCCACTCATCTGGTTCTACGGCATCGCGCCTGGCCGCTACCTGCCCCTCTTCCCCGTCTACCTCGCTGCCGAGGAGCCCAACGAGCAGCAGTTCGTCGTCGCTCTCGACCACGATGCACTCGCGCTGCGCAGGGAGCTCGCCGACACGCGGCCCGAGATCGTCCGCGCCTACGCCGAGAGTCTCGCTCGAGCCCGCCTGCACCAGCGCGCCTTTCGCGAGCGCGTCCTCCTCGCCTACGCCTACCAGTGCGCCGTCTGCCGGCTGCGCCATCGCCAGCTCCTCGACGCGGCGCACGTGCTGAGCGACGCCGCAGGGGGCGAGCCGGTGGTCACGAACGGGATCTCGATGTGCAAGATCCACCACGCTGCCTACGACGCGGACATCATCGGGATCGCGCCCGACTACCGCATCGGCGTCCGGCCGGACGTCCTTCGCGAGCACGACGGCCCGACGCTGCGCTACGCGCCCGACCCGGACCTCCTCGAGGTCCGCTGGCAGCGCTTCCTCGCCGCCTCGTGA
- a CDS encoding VOC family protein, translating to MTNHANPPDAAPCWADLWTSDVESSRTFYSELFGWQAGEPSPQFGGYFFFFTRRGTPVAGAMGDAGGVHADDTWKLYVATDDVARTAATAVARGGAVLAPPAAIADLGSQAVLADPEGARIGAWQPGSFRGFAVTGEPGTACWFELLSGDPDAAAAFYQAVFGWTAGAADGGYATLRDPSGGADVAGIAEAAAVLASGEPARWTIYWEVDDVRRVATKLQALGGALTSEVSATPYGLLAAGMDATGAELRLRQATP from the coding sequence ATGACGAACCACGCCAACCCTCCCGACGCGGCCCCCTGCTGGGCTGATCTGTGGACCTCCGACGTCGAGTCGAGCCGCACCTTCTACAGCGAGCTCTTCGGCTGGCAGGCGGGTGAGCCGAGCCCGCAGTTCGGCGGCTACTTCTTCTTCTTCACGCGCCGCGGCACGCCGGTGGCGGGCGCGATGGGCGACGCGGGCGGCGTGCACGCCGACGACACGTGGAAGCTCTACGTCGCGACCGACGACGTCGCGAGGACCGCCGCGACCGCCGTCGCGCGCGGCGGCGCAGTCCTCGCCCCACCGGCGGCGATCGCCGACCTCGGCAGCCAGGCCGTGCTCGCCGATCCCGAGGGCGCGAGGATCGGCGCCTGGCAGCCCGGCAGCTTCCGGGGGTTCGCCGTCACCGGCGAACCGGGGACCGCGTGCTGGTTCGAGCTGCTCTCCGGGGACCCCGACGCCGCAGCGGCCTTCTACCAGGCCGTGTTCGGCTGGACGGCGGGTGCCGCCGACGGCGGGTACGCGACGTTGCGCGACCCTTCCGGAGGCGCCGACGTCGCCGGGATCGCCGAAGCGGCGGCCGTGCTCGCCAGCGGCGAGCCGGCACGCTGGACCATCTACTGGGAGGTCGACGACGTGCGCCGCGTCGCAACGAAGCTGCAGGCGCTCGGCGGCGCGCTCACGAGCGAGGTGTCCGCCACCCCCTACGGCCTGCTCGCCGCGGGGATGGACGCCACCGGCGCCGAGCTCAGGCTGCGCCAGGCGACGCCCTAG